TACGGCGTGTTAACCAGGCGTAAAAGCTACAACCAATTGGTCCGTGTACCAGGTTGATGATGTCGCGTGTTGGTCCTAAAACCACTCCTTTACATCCGGCATAAGTACAACCACGCTGAGTTATAATTCCGGGCACCGTGCGAATATTGGCTCCAATTTCCTGGCTTTCGGCAGGATCATTGATCACCATTGCCTTAGCCCTTTTTTTTGCCACTTTTCTTGGATATTTTGCCAAAATCTCTTTCTTCAGCTCTGAAGGATCCGGCAATCCGTTGGTATAATCTTTCTTATTCGGCATAATTTTGTCTTTTTTAATTAAAGAATCGTTGTCCCTGTCTCGCCGGTGCGAACCCGATACGTATCATCCAATGGAAGGACAAATATTTTTCCGTCGCCGGGAGCAGGTGTCTGATTAACTTCGATAATTGTATCAATTGTTAATTGCACATTGTGGTCGGAAACCGCAATATTTAGTACGCGCTGAGGTCTCAGCCGGGGTTCTTTCCCGAGGTGCGTAAGTGCTTCAGGCATATCTAGTTTTGCACCTTCCAATACCTGGGCATCCCAGGCTCCTTTTCCTCGTCCGAAAACTTTTCCGGTGGCCGTCATTGAAGTGATGCCCGCTGCGGTAAGTGCCCGCTTTGTTGCATTCATTTTATCGATCCTGATTATCGCCAATACCATCTTCATAGTCGTACAGTTTTAAGGTTATAATTCTTTTGTTCCGCGACTGATGGTGTATGCCTCGTCTACTGAGGTTACAAAGATTTTTCCATCACCAAACGCACCTTTCGGTTCGCTACGTGCTGCCTCCATTATGGTACTGATAGCGAAGTCTTTGTCTTCGTCTTTTATTACCATAATCAGCATCTCTTTCGGAAGTTCGTCATAAGTAACATCGCCAATTTTAATTCCGCGCTGCTTACCACGACCCACAACCGGGATCTTTGTTACTGCAATATATCCTGCCTCAAACAGGGCTTTTAATACTTTACTTGATTTTTCCGGGCGTATAATAGCTCTTACCATTAACATGTTATATTCTCCTATTCTTTAGTTTAAAATATTGAGTTACATCCTGTCATTTCGACGAGCCCCGAAACTTCGGGGGAGGAGAAATCTATTCCCTTGATGAAAGAGATTTCTCACTTCGTTCGAAATGACAGCGTGATAGACGATTAGCTGGCAATACCGAAATCGATCAGTAATTTCTCCAACACTTCCATTTCCAGTGGTTCAGGAATTACAAACATTTCGTTTTCGTCGATAGCTTTTGCTAAAGCCCTGTACTCGTCGGCCTGAGTATGTTCCGGATTGAATTCGATAACAGTTTTACGGTTGATTTCGGCTTGCTGAACCATATTGTCGCGAGGAACAAAATGAATCATTTGTGTACCCAACTGTCTGGCAAGCTCTTCGATCATTGCCGATTCGTTATCAACTTTACGCGAGTTACAAATCAATCCGCCTAAACGAACGCCACCTGCCTGAGCGTATTTCTTAATACCTTTACAGATGTTATTGGCTGCATACATAGCCATCATTTCACCCGATACTACAATGTAAATTTCCTCTGCTTTACCTTCGCGAATCGGCATGGCGAAACCACCGCAAACAACGTCACCTAACACATCGTAAAAAGTGTAGTCGAGTTCGAATTTATCATCCCATGCACCTAACTGCTCCAACATGTTAATTGAAGTAATGATACCACGACCGGCACATCCAACACCTGGTTCAGGACCACCTGATTCAACACAACGAACACCGCCGTATCCTACTTTTACAATGTCTTCCAACTCTACATCTTCACCTTCTTCACGAAGTGTATCCAACACTGTTTTCTGAGCCATACCACCCAATAATAATCGGGTTGAGTCTGCCTTTGGGTCGCAACCCACTACTTTTACATTTTTACCTGCTTCAACTAATCCTGCTACAGTATTTTGGGTTGTGGTTGATTTACCAATTCCACCCTTTCCATAAATTGCAATCTTTCTCATGATTCTTGTATTTTTAAGTTTAAATCGTTTGGTTTCCTTAATGCCATATTGGTGCCAAGAAACATGTTCGACAACATATTCCTGATGCCCACACCTGAATTAACTCACTGATATACTGCACTTATGAAAATTTCAAAATTTTATTTTTAGCGCAATTCATGAGAATGAATCCTACATTTTTGTAGGATGAAACCGTAATACACACAATAAGGTGGAAAATTTTATGAAGCCCATGTTTAAAGGGCATTCGGGGTGTTAACATTGAGGTAACCTACATTTTGGTAGGAATGCAACAGATTCAGATCGTTTGGCAACGTTATGTATCGAATTTGCACTATTCAGAACAGTTTAATTTGAGTTAACAAACCAGATATCACTTACCTTGCTAACTATCAGCAGATTATGTTTTATTTAGAATTTGTTAAAATAAATTTTACAAAACTAGTTGACTTTTGCAACTATTTTGTTTTAGTTTTGTGCCACAGAAACAGAAAAAGTTATGAAAACGCAAAAACCGTTAACCTATTTGCTTGGGCAAACCATGAAATTGGTTCGCAATAAGTTAATGGCAAAGTTTAAGGAAAACAATTTAGAGTTAACGCTGGAACAGTTTGTAGTGTTACTCTACATCAACGAAAATTCAGCATCTACCCAACAAGATCTTGCTAATCACTTTTTACGCGACAAATCAATTGTTACGCGTCAGATTAATACTCTTATTGATTTGGGGTATGTTATGCGTACGCAAGATGATGACGATAAGAGAAAAAAAAAATTACAGCTAACGAAGGCAGGAATTGAAATGCTTGAGTTACTAAAAGCCAAATCAATAGAAGTTTCAACAGAACTTTTAGATGGAATTTCGCAGGAAGAGCTAACAAATTTTGAGCATGTGATCTCAAAAATTCAGCATAACACAGGTTTTAAAGAATGCCTGTCGTGCTACTAAAAAAAGTAAAAGAATTTATAACACAATAGACACGAAAAACATGAAAACAATTGCACAATCTTCAAGCATGGCACTGCTTGCCATTCTTTTAATCTTTTCTTCCTGTTCGAATAAGCAACAAGGAAGTAATCCAATGATGGGAGGCCAGGTTGCCGAGTACCTGGTACAAGAAGTTACACCGCAAAACATTACACTTTATCAAAATTTTCCGGCCACACTTGAAGGCGAACAAACTGTTGAAATTCGCCCCAGAGTTGCAGGTTATATCGAGAAAATATTTGTTGACGAAGGTGACTATGTAAAAAAAGGCCAGCTTCTTTTTCAAATTAATGCCAACGATATCAGGGCACAGGTTCGGTCAGCCGAAGCACAGATTAAAGTTGCCGAGTCGCAGGTTGCCACTGCAAAAATCGAATTGGAGAAAACAAAACCGCTGGTGGAGAAAAACATTGTCAGCGATTTTCAGCTCGAATCGGTAAAAACAAACTTACAATCGGCCGAGGCGCAACTGGCACAGGCACAGGCAAATTTAGCCAATGCAAAAGCCAATCTCGAGTATACAATGATTAGCAGCCCAACAAACGGCATTATTGGAACTTTTCCGTACCGCGTTGGGAGTTTGGTAAGTAGCTCCGTTACCCAGCCACTTACAACAGTATCAAATACTGCCAGCATGCGCGCCTATTTCTCTATAAACGAGAAAGTATTTTTACAAATGACAAAGGAACTGCAAGGAAAAAACATGCGCGAAAAACTGGCCAACCTGCCGGAAGTTGAGCTAATTCTTTCAGACAAATCAACCTATAGCGAGAAAGGTAAAATTGAAATTGCCAGCGGTATTGTTGATTCGCAAACCGGAGCTATAAATATGCGGGCTTCGTTTCCAAACACTGAAGGAAACCTGCGCTCAGGCGGAAGTGGAAATATTCGTTTACCGGAATATCACAAAGATGTTTTGCTGGTTCCTCAGCCTGCCAGTTACGAAATACAGGAAAAACATTTTGTTTACGTTCTCAACAGCGAAAATAAAGTTGTGAATACCGAAATTCAGGTAATTGCAGGAGATTTGAAAGACGTTTTTGTTGTTACTTCAGGTTTAAAAGCCGGCGACAAAATTGTTATTGAAGGAATTAATACCCTTCGCGATGGCATGGAAATTAAACCCAAACTGGCCGGGCAACAAGCAGTTGCAAAAAACAATCAAGCTTCAAACGATTAATCAATTAAGAGCCAAAAAGTATGTTTAAAAAATTTATAGAAAGACCGGTTCTCTCAACCGTTATTTCAATCCTATTGGTTATTCTGGGTATACTCGGAATTACCACATTACCCATCGAGCAGTACCCGGATATTGCTCCGCCAACCATCAGGGTTACGGCCAACTATACCGGTGCCGATGCGCAAACTGTTTTAAATAGCGTTGTTATTCCGCTTGAAGAGCAGATTAATGGTGTTGAAGACATGATTTACATGAGCTCGACAGCAAGTAACAAT
This is a stretch of genomic DNA from uncultured Draconibacterium sp.. It encodes these proteins:
- a CDS encoding P-II family nitrogen regulator, which gives rise to MKMVLAIIRIDKMNATKRALTAAGITSMTATGKVFGRGKGAWDAQVLEGAKLDMPEALTHLGKEPRLRPQRVLNIAVSDHNVQLTIDTIIEVNQTPAPGDGKIFVLPLDDTYRVRTGETGTTIL
- a CDS encoding P-II family nitrogen regulator, translated to MLMVRAIIRPEKSSKVLKALFEAGYIAVTKIPVVGRGKQRGIKIGDVTYDELPKEMLIMVIKDEDKDFAISTIMEAARSEPKGAFGDGKIFVTSVDEAYTISRGTKEL
- the nifH gene encoding nitrogenase iron protein, which produces MRKIAIYGKGGIGKSTTTQNTVAGLVEAGKNVKVVGCDPKADSTRLLLGGMAQKTVLDTLREEGEDVELEDIVKVGYGGVRCVESGGPEPGVGCAGRGIITSINMLEQLGAWDDKFELDYTFYDVLGDVVCGGFAMPIREGKAEEIYIVVSGEMMAMYAANNICKGIKKYAQAGGVRLGGLICNSRKVDNESAMIEELARQLGTQMIHFVPRDNMVQQAEINRKTVIEFNPEHTQADEYRALAKAIDENEMFVIPEPLEMEVLEKLLIDFGIAS
- a CDS encoding MarR family transcriptional regulator, whose product is MKTQKPLTYLLGQTMKLVRNKLMAKFKENNLELTLEQFVVLLYINENSASTQQDLANHFLRDKSIVTRQINTLIDLGYVMRTQDDDDKRKKKLQLTKAGIEMLELLKAKSIEVSTELLDGISQEELTNFEHVISKIQHNTGFKECLSCY
- a CDS encoding efflux RND transporter periplasmic adaptor subunit, whose amino-acid sequence is MKTIAQSSSMALLAILLIFSSCSNKQQGSNPMMGGQVAEYLVQEVTPQNITLYQNFPATLEGEQTVEIRPRVAGYIEKIFVDEGDYVKKGQLLFQINANDIRAQVRSAEAQIKVAESQVATAKIELEKTKPLVEKNIVSDFQLESVKTNLQSAEAQLAQAQANLANAKANLEYTMISSPTNGIIGTFPYRVGSLVSSSVTQPLTTVSNTASMRAYFSINEKVFLQMTKELQGKNMREKLANLPEVELILSDKSTYSEKGKIEIASGIVDSQTGAINMRASFPNTEGNLRSGGSGNIRLPEYHKDVLLVPQPASYEIQEKHFVYVLNSENKVVNTEIQVIAGDLKDVFVVTSGLKAGDKIVIEGINTLRDGMEIKPKLAGQQAVAKNNQASND